The proteins below come from a single Xenopus tropicalis strain Nigerian chromosome 9, UCB_Xtro_10.0, whole genome shotgun sequence genomic window:
- the rai1 gene encoding retinoic acid-induced protein 1: MQSFRERCGFHGNQQNYQPTSQESSRLENYRHQSQPALNCERHRQVTKSYYAHTSYQGYENSVGEKYPRGDKQIAVQQLQGRVSFASFSEGNVYPGHYTGEDGLQNWGQSQTLSGAKYEENLIKKTPGEERGYQDPPGQNPFRSHSLHHQQQQALPYAKIPRQKVQNNVQSSPLSFSQASHFNQSFPTSTYSTVTGGSQVSHTYKSCTAPSNPQHERTMAAAGQRVQTMHGYQSTRMTPYEQPQLHHAQETLHYQNMAKYQHYSQQNQTYCQSETPSRTPEQYYQPFSPSASHSPARSVGRSPSYSSTPSPLMPNLENFQYNQQQQQQQHNTGTFPLSMTDHSHYMPLLNPSPTGTSSPESQSKSLQNDKIPETLLSDLSLQSLTALTSQVENISNTVQQLLLSKSGVPQKKVMKTSPRTPEQIKGQHCSPESNTYSAEQIGTPLSDALGTPQSVHTEIPDTDYLSGSEDQLERNYLYCGPGQSPARANNPKMKPESLSTCSVTSPDNMSTKSDDSFQSIQASLPLETFAKLVSSERECPHLLVNALSQEELSTEIIALQDAIDNEKAEKAWVDSPVLSNHSPKSPLHLENSSACVETAIQTWSGQENVEEFPEDLKKSMTEEAKPNQDSCYSDKSFEREEIPPEPTEATKTIDNSGSLCSDKNILAATSSASYTSSSDTSASTTCPKTMDPFGWPDKNMTESCLRWKDLELSLHESDLEKDLFQVKDNKIDCQLDVPDVETPLENDSGEEFNKEGAGDLAYTDIGKTDNEKWLEDTRDCYTEEDFQDIPDIPSQKESNLEPEDYSSLCDFSDRKSFIYDTSPSKPLKDMEMVSSINTPESVENPSLEEKENSAPSQLSGHSIILLGPAVATESKVKSWFESTITHIKTVGDIKEKNEEDAEACALEPLTLPDRDMKDLKVQDNQLDVKAEEPLERKPLRSKKNPCRAVEAVESNKVAQNPVGETAKADNEKAQEGAANTMVIVPVAKAPVAEAKPARMCTRSSTAKADPQVNGGAVGPPPLHQEKTNKKGEFSVKERTSFKPGRRGGKAVMKLVSSCDRKNFMLQSKSQSKLGSQKAKENSIKLLKDEKSMILRSRSKKQELFQTKKRKGKRGMSVVIKKRACLKKILANNCTVPDTYKLIPKVKRMKLANAGVPINAKVSDRCLHSLKRKANFISPVPAKKKNLILRSKNVKEEKSEPTPHLFKKIRPTKKEKVKLTIAAKKTCKVILKTPAVRVTPEVRIKVPSRSSYAGAVKTKVLPPRKGRGLKLEAIVQKITSPNQKKQGIPGACFYNSVAAGDNSLNALTPGKELRELSLVSADSETRTVSQNNALTSEPDLHSLSCRGSNNRSLKGKPLHSKKLTSSSLHCTTTHRGTEQEGSYIKAKRLSTVPKRRIRRGRSKGAVDRPKNTSKRQIGASPSALLTSRDKALSESVHQTNKCKKPQLKEAPSVPSGVEESSSQVRARKKTKYASFNGYTKRQRKCAPRNKPAKQTTGRKCTARRKSVPLVSPKEPEIKLKYVSNKPMRSESRVRPFSPYIQVENKNEYTTTCTVINTAVEENRLLKERSIMHSVPHSASFASSGTLPLSSRMQLGPLVCKAVPSGCLVCCLCRNPANFKDLGDLCGPYYPMDSLPNKKGRPKDKFRIAEAPAEKAAKVSDSVCTVGSGRAPCSDVGELDPSKHNNLRTSARGMLRKLPSCYCCSKTVEIAETEKPRRHQCNKALEPPTPELETQEHWVHEACAVWTSGVYLVAGKLYGINEAIQMAAAGLCPKCQRPGATVGCSHKGCEQSYHITCAVEAGCLLSEENFSLRCPKHKKHLV; this comes from the coding sequence ATGCAGTCTTTTCGGGAAAGGTGTGGTTTCCATGGCAACCAGCAGAACTACCAACCAACATCACAGGAGTCATCACGCCTGGAGAATTACCGACATCAAAGTCAGCCGGCACTCAACTGCGAGCGGCACAGGCAGGTGACCAAGAGCTACTATGCCCACACGTCCTACCAAGGCTACGAAAACAGCGTGGGGGAGAAGTACCCCAGGGGCGACAAGCAGATCGCCGTTCAGCAGCTGCAAGGAAGGGTGTCTTTTGCCAGCTTCTCGGAGGGTAACGTGTACCCCGGACATTATACAGGGGAGGACGGACTACAGAACTGGGGGCAATCTCAGACTTTGAGTGGGGCCAAATACGAGGAAAACCTAATAAAAAAGACACCCGGGGAAGAAAGGGGGTATCAGGATCCGCCCGGGCAGAACCCGTTCCGCTCACATTCGCTGCATCACCAGCAGCAACAGGCCCTGCCCTATGCCAAGATTCCCAGGCAGAAAGTTCAGAACAATGTTCAGTCCTCTCCTCTATCCTTTTCCCAAGCCTCCCACTTTAACCAGAGTTTCCCAACGTCAACCTATTCCACCGTCACAGGGGGAAGCCAAGTCTCCCACACTTATAAGAGCTGCACCGCCCCCTCCAACCCTCAGCATGAGCGCACCATGGCTGCGGCGGGTCAGCGGGTGCAGACGATGCACGGCTACCAGTCGACTCGAATGACTCCTTACGAGCAGCCGCAGCTCCACCATGCTCAGGAGACACTACACTACCAAAATATGGCCAAATACCAACACTACAGTCAACAGAATCAAACTTACTGCCAATCAGAAACTCCCAGCCGAACTCCAGAACAATATTATCAGCCTTTTAGTCCCAGTGCCAGCCATTCACCAGCTCGGTCAGTGGGCAGGTCCCCATCTTACAGCTCTACTCCCTCTCCTCTGATGCCAAACCTTGAGAACTTTCAGTATAAccaacagcagcagcaacaacagcATAACACTGGCACATTTCCTTTAAGCATGACTGACCACAGTCATTATATGCCTCTTCTAAATCCGTCACCCACAGGAACGTCCAGTCCTGAGTCACAGAGTAAAAGtctgcaaaatgacaaaataccAGAGACCTTGCTTTCTGATCTTAGCCTGCAGAGCCTCACCGCTCTGACGTCCCAAGTGGAAAACATCTCCAACACCGTGCAACAGCTGCTTCTTTCCAAAAGTGGAGTTCCTCAGAAGAAAGTGATGAAGACATCCCCGAGGACCCCTGAGCAAATAAAGGGGCAACACTGCAGCCCAGAAAGCAACACATACTCTGCTGAGCAGATTGGAACTCCTCTATCCGACGCACTTGGTACCCCTCAGTCTGTGCACACCGAGATTCCAGATACAGACTACCTCAGTGGCTCAGAGGACCAACTTGAAAGAAACTATTTGTACTGCGGTCCAGGCCAAAGCCCGGCGAGGGCCAACAATCCCAAAATGAAACCAGAATCTCTCTCTACTTGCTCTGTAACTTCACCCGATAATATGTCTACAAAGTCAGATGATTCTTTTCAAAGTATTCAGGCCAGCCTTCCTCTGGAGACCTTTGCTAAACTGGTGAGCAGTGAGAGGGAATGCCCACATTTACTGGTCAATGCCCTTTCCCAGGAGGAGCTATCCACTGAAATTATCGCACTCCAAGACGCTATTGATAACGAGAAAGCGGAGAAGGCCTGGGTGGACTCCCCTGTCCTCAGTAACCACTCCCCAAAATCTCCTTTACATCTCGAAAACAGCTCAGCCTGTGTAGAGACTGCAATACAAACCTGGTCAGGCCAAGAGAATGTGGAGGAATTTCCTGAAGATCTAAAGAAAAGCATGACAGAAGAGGCCAAACCAAACCAAGACTCGTGTTACAGCGACAAGTCTTTTGAACGGGAGGAAATACCCCCAGAGCCAACTGAAGCAACTAAAACTATTGACAATTCTGGCAGTTTGTGTTCTGATAAGAATATTCTAGCTGCAACATCTAGTGCCAGTTATACCAGCTCCTCTGATACATCTGCAAGTACAACTTGTCCAAAGACAATGGATCCCTTTGGTTGGCCGGATAAAAACATGACTGAATCATGCCTAAGGTGGAAAGACTTGGAGCTCAGTCTGCACGAATCAGACCTTGAAAAAGATTTATTTCAGGTCAAGGATAATAAAATTGACTGTCAGCTTGATGTTCCCGACGTTGAAACTCCTCTAGAAAATGACTCCGGTGAAGAGTTTAATAAGGAGGGAGCGGGAGACTTGGCCTACACGGACATTGGTAAGACTGACAACGAGAAGTGGCTTGAAGATACTAGAGACTGTTATACTGAAGAAGACTTTCAAGACATTCCTGATATCCCATCCCAAAAGGAATCAAATCTGGAGCCAGAAGATTATTCCTCATTGTGTGATTTTTCCGATAGAAAATCTTTTATTTACGACACCTCACCTTCAAAACCATTAAAAGACATGGAAATGGTCTCTTCCATTAATACCCCAGAGTCAGTGGAAAACCCAAGCCTTGAGGAAAAAGAAAATTCAGCTCCATCTCAGCTCTCTGGTCACTCCATCATCCTGCTTGGCCCAGCTGTGGCCACAGAGTCTAAAGTGAAAAGTTGGTTCGAATCCACCATAACACACATTAAAACTGTGGGGGACATAAAAGAAAAGAATGAAGAAGACGCCGAAGCCTGTGCACTTGAACCTCTAACCCTCCCAGACAGAGATATGAAAGACCTGAAAGTGCAGGATAATCAGCTGGATGTGAAAGCTGAAGAGCCACTCGAGAGGAAGCCTCTTCGCAGTAAAAAGAATCCATGCAGAGCAGTAGAAGCGGTTGAGTCTAACAAAGTGGCTCAGAACCCTGTCGGTGAAACAGCTAAGGCAGATAATGAGAAAGCACAAGAGGGGGCTGCAAATACAATGGTCATTGTTCCGGTGGCCAAGGCTCCAGTGGCAGAAGCAAAGCCGGCAAGAATGTGTACCCGATCTTCAACTGCAAAGGCGGATCCTCAGGTGAATGGAGGAGCAGTGGGGCCTCCACCGCTCCATCAAGAGAAAACCAATAAAAAGGGTGAGTTCAGTGTAAAGGAAAGAACCTCTTTTAAACCCGGGAGAAGAGGTGGAAAAGCTGTGATGAAACTGGTGTCTTCTTGTGACAGAAAAAACTTCATGCTTCAAAGCAAGTCACAGAGCAAGCTCGGCAGTCAGAAAGCTAAAGAAAACAGCATTAAGCTTCTCAAGGATGAAAAGTCTATGATCCTGAGGTCTCGCAGCAAGAAGCAGGAACTCTTCCAAACCAAAAAGAGGAAAGGAAAGAGAGGAATGAGCGTGGTTATTAAAAAGCGGGCATGCTTGAAGAAAATCCTGGCTAACAACTGCACAGTTCCGGACACGTACAAGTTGATTCCGAAGGTAAAACGCATGAAGCTTGCAAATGCAGGTGTTCCCATCAATGCCAAGGTGTCTGACCGATGTCTGCATTCCCTGAAAAGGAAAGCGAATTTTATTTCCCCAGTACCGGCCAAAAAAAAGAACCTGATCTTACGCAGCAAAAATGTCAAAGAGGAAAAATCCGAGCCAACGCCTCATTTATTCAAGAAGATTCGGCCAACGAAGAAAGAAAAAGTCAAGTTGACCATTGCGGCAAAAAAGACATGCAAGGTCATCCTAAAAACCCCTGCTGTTCGTGTGACGCCGGAAGTGCGCATAAAGGTGCCCTCTCGTTCATCATATGCAGGGGCGGTAAAAACAAAAGTTCTGCCTCCCAGGAAGGGCAGAGGCCTGAAACTGGAGGCCATTGTGCAAAAGATCACTTCACCGAATCAGAAGAAGCAAGGGATTCCGGGTGCTTGCTTTTACAACAGTGTGGCAGCTGGTGACAATAGCCTGAATGCGCTAACACCAGGAAAAGAACTGAGAGAGCTTAGTTTAGTCTCTGCAGACAGCGAAACTAGGACGGTAAGTCAAAACAATGCACTAACGTCAGAACCTGATCTACATTCTCTGAGTTGCAGAGGCTCCAACAATAGGTCCTTAAAAGGAAAACCCTTGCACAGTAAGAAATTGACCTCCTCTTCCCTCCACTGCACTACCACACACAGAGGGACAGAGCAAGAGGGCAGTTATATCAAGGCAAAAAGACTCAGTACAGTTCCAAAGAGGAGAATCAGAAGAGGTAGGTCCAAGGGTGCCGTGGACAGACCCAAAAACACATCGAAAAGGCAGATTGGGGCCTCTCCTTCTGCCCTACTGACATCTAGAGATAAGGCTCTTTCAGAAAGTGTCCACCAAACCAACAAGTGCAAAAAGCCTCAGCTCAAGGAGGCTCCCAGTGTTCCCAGTGGGGTGGAAGAATCCTCCTCTCAAGTCCGTGCCAGGAAAAAAACAAAGTACGCTAGCTTCAACGGCTACACTAAAAGGCAGCGCAAATGTGCACCCCGAAATAAGCCCGCAAAGCAAACTACAGGGAGAAAGTGTACAGCGCGGAGGAAGAGTGTCCCACTCGTAAGCCCAAAGGAACCCGAAATCAAGCTGAAATATGTCTCCAATAAACCAATGCGGTCAGAAAGTCGGGTCCGACCCTTCTCACCTTACATTCAAGTGGAGAACAAGAACGAATACACTACAACCTGCACAGTGATAAATACTGCGGTGGAAGAGAACAGGTTGCTGAAGGAGAGAAGCATCATGCATTCAGTTCCTCACTCTGCCTCGTTTGCCAGCTCTGGCACTTTGCCTCTCTCCTCCCGAATGCAGCTGGGGCCACTAGTGTGCAAGGCAGTGCCCTCTGGCTGCCTCGTCTGCTGCCTTTGTCGGAACCCTGCCAATTTCAAAGACTTGGGGGACCTTTGTGGGCCTTATTACCCAATGGACTCCCTACCTAACAAGAAAGGCAGGCCAAAGGATAAGTTCAGAATAGCAGAGGCGCCAGCAGAGAAAGCTGCCAAAGTCTCAGACAGCGTCTGTACAGTGGGTAGTGGGAGGGCACCTTGCTCGGACGTTGGGGAACTTGACCCAAGTAAGCACAACAACCTGCGCACCAGTGCTCGAGGGATGTTGAGGAAATTGCCCAGCTGTTACTGCTGCAGCAAAACTGTGGAAATAGCAGAGACTGAGAAACCAAGGAGACATCAGTGCAACAAGGCCCTGGAGCCACCAACTCCTGAACTGGAAACCCAGGAGCACTGGGTACATGAGGCGTGTGCTGTATGGACCAGTGGGGTTTACCTGGTGGCAGGAAAGCTGTATGGCATCAATGAGGCAATTCAGATGGCGGCCGCAGGG